From Humisphaera borealis, the proteins below share one genomic window:
- a CDS encoding DUF1552 domain-containing protein has translation MTQPPRMVLVGQPLGMYAPNFFPEQAGRKYEPSRYLKALQPLRDQFTVFSGMSHRYAAGHFAEVGLLTGVAPEFIRERDIKNGISLDQEVASHVGNQTRFSSLVLGGGDVAWNRRGVRIPAEQRATQVFKKLFIAGTPEEMSREVQRVRDGRSILDDVGGQIKSLNGKVSSNDRQRLDLFLSSVREAEQHLQQDEHWSTTPKPKLEYKTPTSDFGGPELLQRSRQWYDIVHLALQTDSTRVVSLFLGTQERPEIDGVNIGHHDASHHGQDPAKLEQLALIEEAEVKVFGEFLTKLKASTEGDHTLLERTAVFYASNLGNSSSHDNHNLPVLLAGGAFKHQGHVAFDRENNMLLSNLFVRMLHHMNIEAKSFGASTGVIGEV, from the coding sequence ATGACCCAGCCTCCCCGTATGGTTTTGGTCGGCCAGCCATTGGGGATGTACGCGCCAAACTTCTTCCCCGAGCAAGCGGGGCGCAAGTACGAGCCCAGCCGCTACCTCAAGGCGCTCCAGCCGCTGCGCGACCAGTTCACGGTCTTCTCTGGCATGTCGCACCGGTATGCCGCCGGCCACTTCGCGGAGGTCGGCCTACTGACCGGGGTGGCACCAGAGTTCATTCGCGAACGGGATATCAAGAACGGAATCTCACTGGACCAGGAAGTGGCGTCGCACGTCGGTAATCAGACGAGATTCTCATCTCTCGTACTTGGAGGGGGCGATGTGGCCTGGAATCGGCGCGGGGTACGTATTCCGGCTGAGCAGCGGGCGACACAGGTCTTCAAGAAGCTGTTCATTGCCGGAACGCCAGAGGAAATGTCGCGAGAAGTTCAACGTGTTCGCGATGGACGGAGCATCCTGGACGACGTGGGCGGACAGATCAAATCCCTCAATGGCAAGGTAAGTTCCAACGACCGGCAGCGGCTGGACTTGTTCCTGTCCTCGGTCCGCGAAGCCGAGCAGCACCTCCAGCAGGATGAACATTGGAGTACCACCCCCAAGCCAAAGCTAGAGTACAAGACCCCTACTAGCGACTTCGGAGGACCAGAACTGCTGCAGCGGAGCAGGCAATGGTACGACATCGTCCATTTGGCGCTCCAGACGGATTCGACGCGCGTCGTGTCACTGTTCCTGGGCACGCAGGAAAGGCCTGAGATTGACGGGGTCAACATCGGTCACCACGATGCATCCCATCACGGGCAGGACCCGGCAAAACTGGAGCAATTGGCGCTGATCGAAGAGGCAGAGGTCAAGGTCTTTGGTGAGTTCCTGACGAAGCTGAAGGCCAGCACCGAAGGCGACCATACGCTTCTCGAACGCACCGCGGTGTTCTACGCGAGCAACCTGGGCAACTCTTCGTCGCACGACAACCACAACTTACCGGTGCTACTTGCGGGCGGCGCGTTCAAACATCAGGGGCATGTCGCGTTCGACCGAGAGAACAACATGCTTCTTTCGAACCTCTTTGTTCGAATGCTCCACCACATGAACATCGAAGCAAAATCGTTTGGGGCAAGCACCGGCGTGATTGGCGAGGTCTGA
- a CDS encoding Calx-beta domain-containing protein: MALYSLAIALFATGSANAASFDPFNPSSSSGSTTVTSSSSSVQVPAVAAGTSSPVDPNERSFSISDAGTVTEAAGATLTFTVTLNKVSNQTLKVLYSTANGTAASGIDYVIKSGTLTFSPGQLSKTVTVSIIDNAEPPFESSEFFYVSLYSNSSGTTISRSLGRGTILDPVSALPKIRIYDAPSVIEGNSGTKLMSFPVTLDKVSAVTVSVKYATADGTAKISFNDYVAKSGTLVFSPGQTSKTVTVTINGDTIKGVNETLFVNLSNPVAATILDGQGVGIILNDD, encoded by the coding sequence TTGGCTCTGTATTCCCTTGCCATTGCCCTCTTCGCAACGGGCTCTGCAAACGCCGCGAGCTTCGATCCCTTTAATCCCTCGTCGTCCTCGGGCTCCACCACCGTTACGTCGAGCAGTTCTTCGGTTCAGGTGCCGGCGGTCGCTGCCGGTACGTCGTCTCCCGTTGATCCAAACGAACGGTCTTTCAGTATCTCCGATGCTGGCACTGTCACGGAAGCGGCGGGGGCAACTCTCACGTTTACTGTCACTCTGAACAAGGTATCGAATCAGACGCTGAAGGTCCTGTACTCGACGGCCAACGGAACGGCCGCTTCCGGCATTGACTACGTGATCAAGTCAGGCACATTGACCTTTTCGCCCGGACAGCTTTCCAAGACGGTGACGGTTTCCATCATCGACAACGCCGAGCCCCCGTTCGAATCGAGCGAGTTCTTCTACGTGTCGCTCTACAGCAACAGCAGTGGAACGACGATCTCACGAAGCCTCGGTCGCGGCACGATCCTCGATCCGGTGTCTGCGCTTCCGAAGATTCGGATTTATGACGCCCCGTCCGTGATCGAAGGTAACTCGGGCACCAAGCTGATGTCGTTCCCCGTCACCCTCGACAAGGTTTCCGCTGTCACCGTAAGCGTCAAATACGCAACTGCCGACGGTACGGCCAAAATCTCCTTCAACGACTACGTGGCCAAGAGTGGCACACTCGTCTTCTCGCCCGGTCAGACGAGCAAGACAGTGACGGTCACGATTAACGGCGATACCATCAAGGGTGTGAACGAAACCCTCTTCGTGAATCTCTCGAATCCCGTTGCGGCCACTATCCTTGACGGACAGGGCGTGGGCATCATTCTCAACGACGACTGA
- a CDS encoding O-antigen ligase family protein, protein MKTTRTVLQPAVAHESGLVPKDPDLGVNWWDACSETLLIGLLAFMPFALGVVRPWSELVVHSLTAVLATIIALRLLVNPLRSFAWSWTYLPIALFLLLAACHLIPLPNGVLASLSASTVDAKSTLLEPAYLGDTGSTALTFYAHGTARALRLLLVPITLFVVTINLVQRPEQLKRLLAAIAVIGGAVTALALAQTLSGTTDIYWSLPMPGGAVARSGPFVNRGHFAQFTNLSIGASIGLLLIMFRESQAERWPTKHFGKNRNFESWVTWLIGTAIVAEVVAVALSLSRGGAVALLVALVSTVVLLSLLGNAGRRGPLLAGLLLAAFGAAIYFGYDAMYHRFTVDSGGTPYGERERILRDSINLFQQYPALGTGFGTFQFVFPMVDSATLGLVATHAENEYAQILVETGVVGLVIVVAFMAMIGRHFIANIRSTFPLAASAYGLGFGLIAAAVHSFTDFGQHFPAIGGLSAVLCGLLVSLSRMRRQASPARTATPARVAPSGGVRRLRISTGMAAMLALAVAMGMTLPAAEAARRADAHWAKVTELEQVLAADAWNSGTEADFATLIAEAAAASDLQPGDVTYRYGLNAHRWRAVTRLHEAYSEPYMAYARRIVDELHQVRKLCPTFGAPVSLAGQIEAFVLGDPAGPDHVRLGYKLAPTDAAVCFASGRLEVREGQWESSLANFQRAVKIEGRLLQEAINQYLEVAERPDLALALVNDDPEQLMFLAARFDKAPVPESDEPPARPELARQARDRAFALYKIRCASPGPTANDLAALADMLQERGDSAAAIIEYRRALALAFTQVEWRFNLAKCLAAAGRNAEALREIESCLRQRPGWAEAEKLAERLKAVVGEVQ, encoded by the coding sequence ATGAAGACCACGCGTACCGTGCTTCAGCCAGCCGTCGCTCATGAATCGGGTTTAGTTCCAAAGGATCCTGACTTGGGGGTGAATTGGTGGGACGCTTGCTCTGAAACCCTCCTGATCGGGCTTCTGGCATTCATGCCTTTTGCGCTCGGGGTCGTCAGGCCATGGAGTGAACTCGTCGTTCACAGCCTGACTGCCGTGCTGGCAACCATCATCGCGCTCCGACTGCTTGTCAATCCCTTGCGATCTTTTGCCTGGTCCTGGACCTACCTCCCCATTGCACTGTTCCTGCTTCTCGCTGCCTGTCACCTGATACCGCTGCCCAACGGCGTGCTAGCTTCGCTGTCCGCCAGCACTGTCGACGCGAAATCTACGCTGCTCGAGCCCGCCTACCTCGGCGATACCGGATCGACCGCGTTAACGTTCTATGCTCATGGAACGGCGCGTGCTCTTCGGTTGCTTCTTGTTCCGATCACGCTGTTCGTTGTGACAATCAATCTGGTCCAGCGTCCCGAACAGTTGAAGCGGCTGCTTGCCGCCATTGCTGTCATCGGCGGGGCGGTTACCGCGCTGGCGCTCGCGCAGACTCTGAGCGGCACAACCGATATCTATTGGTCACTCCCCATGCCCGGCGGCGCCGTTGCCAGGAGCGGGCCATTCGTCAATCGCGGTCACTTTGCACAATTCACCAATCTCTCGATTGGCGCTTCGATTGGCCTGCTGCTCATCATGTTCAGGGAGTCGCAGGCGGAGCGTTGGCCAACAAAGCACTTCGGGAAAAACCGCAACTTTGAATCCTGGGTGACCTGGCTCATCGGGACTGCGATCGTTGCGGAAGTTGTTGCTGTTGCGTTGTCGTTGTCGCGCGGCGGGGCGGTGGCACTTCTAGTGGCACTAGTCAGCACGGTGGTCCTTCTCAGTTTACTCGGTAATGCCGGGCGTCGAGGCCCCCTCCTGGCGGGCCTACTTCTTGCGGCTTTTGGCGCGGCGATCTACTTCGGCTACGACGCCATGTATCACCGCTTCACCGTCGACTCAGGCGGCACACCTTACGGCGAACGCGAACGCATTCTGCGGGATTCGATCAACCTGTTCCAACAGTATCCGGCGCTCGGAACCGGGTTCGGCACCTTTCAGTTCGTGTTCCCGATGGTCGACTCGGCGACGCTCGGCCTGGTCGCGACTCACGCGGAGAACGAGTACGCACAGATCCTCGTTGAAACCGGCGTCGTCGGGTTGGTCATCGTCGTCGCGTTCATGGCGATGATCGGACGGCACTTCATTGCCAATATCCGATCGACATTTCCGCTTGCGGCGTCGGCGTACGGGTTGGGATTTGGTCTGATCGCCGCTGCCGTTCACAGCTTTACGGACTTCGGCCAGCATTTCCCGGCGATCGGAGGATTGTCGGCAGTCCTTTGCGGATTGCTGGTGAGCCTGTCGCGAATGCGAAGACAAGCGTCGCCGGCTCGAACGGCCACGCCCGCGAGGGTTGCGCCTAGTGGTGGCGTTCGCCGCTTAAGGATCTCCACTGGTATGGCTGCGATGCTCGCGCTGGCCGTAGCGATGGGGATGACACTTCCTGCCGCCGAAGCCGCCCGTCGAGCCGATGCGCATTGGGCCAAGGTGACCGAGCTGGAACAAGTTCTAGCCGCAGATGCTTGGAACAGCGGAACTGAAGCAGACTTTGCCACCCTCATTGCCGAAGCTGCGGCCGCGTCCGATCTGCAACCGGGCGACGTAACCTACCGCTACGGCTTGAATGCACATCGGTGGAGAGCCGTCACGCGGCTTCATGAGGCTTACAGCGAACCGTACATGGCTTACGCACGACGGATCGTGGACGAACTGCATCAGGTTCGGAAGCTCTGTCCAACATTCGGCGCCCCGGTCTCGCTGGCCGGACAGATCGAAGCTTTTGTGCTCGGCGACCCGGCAGGTCCGGATCATGTCCGGCTGGGCTACAAGCTGGCGCCCACCGACGCCGCCGTCTGCTTTGCCTCCGGACGTCTTGAGGTCAGGGAGGGCCAGTGGGAGTCGTCGCTAGCCAACTTCCAGCGGGCGGTGAAAATCGAAGGCCGTCTCCTTCAGGAAGCAATCAATCAATACCTGGAAGTCGCCGAACGGCCGGACCTGGCCCTCGCGTTAGTCAATGACGATCCAGAACAGTTGATGTTCCTGGCCGCGAGGTTCGACAAGGCACCCGTTCCGGAATCCGACGAACCGCCCGCCCGGCCCGAATTGGCCCGCCAGGCGCGGGACCGGGCGTTCGCACTGTACAAAATTCGGTGTGCGTCGCCCGGCCCCACAGCAAACGACTTGGCAGCACTCGCCGATATGCTTCAAGAGCGCGGCGATTCGGCGGCTGCGATCATTGAGTACCGGCGGGCGCTGGCATTGGCATTCACCCAGGTCGAGTGGCGGTTCAACTTGGCAAAATGTTTGGCAGCGGCCGGGCGAAACGCAGAGGCGCTTCGTGAGATCGAGTCCTGCTTACGACAACGTCCCGGCTGGGCTGAGGCTGAGAAGCTGGCCGAGCGCCTCAAAGCGGTCGTGGGCGAAGTTCAATAG
- a CDS encoding GumC family protein produces MERFMSNSIVRSGGEESANQVAGTAGPQIKIPQILWNGRWIILVMIALGAGGGFAYLSQQIAIYSSGSQILIESEGVKIIENVDGVRSQSANYLPTQCALLKSSQILGPVAELPEIQQMKTFAGTDNPIGRLKAGLTAEAGVKDDLIYVSFESTEPQEAASVVNAVVGSFKAYHTNRQRSNNAEVLKILTREKRERDVELQEKSRKMLAFRQAHPGLMLDSSGKSEVLLGQLQKLSDALTVVRMEYLDAKAAYDAVQAMAKDPMRMAQWQQQQQQTTADNTPLRAEAQRLELELSIFRQTLLADHPRVKAAESQLEAIRQRISAQSNESFSAQRTNAEQRMAFVQMREAELVKSSDALRNQVMSQNTEGAEFMLMEAEAKRIEKLCDLLDTRMKEVKITENVQPLTVTVLEPARASMIPVKPKRGTIMFQAIIAGLMLGCGIAYLRAMLDKRIGVLDEVPAKLRMSVLGVLPQMSARETIGVRGQKVELDPMSDEAESYRSIRTAISFGASDVKAKTILVTSSVPGEGKTTSASNLAIAMAQAGKQVLLIDCDFRQPMQHRVFGIEDGLGIISVIAGQAPISKAVKATSTPGLFLLPCGPIPPNPAEILSGRTFAQIIAKAKQRFDCIIIDSPPVLPVTDAQILAASCDITVIVVRMHKTKWRDAIRASESLTSVGSRLLGVVVNAVPRHMGKNGYYAYGSYSYGNRKAAKLAMRASKDKAEVRAKVRPATD; encoded by the coding sequence ATGGAACGTTTTATGTCGAACTCTATCGTTCGTTCCGGGGGGGAGGAATCCGCAAACCAGGTTGCGGGTACCGCTGGCCCACAGATAAAGATTCCGCAGATCCTTTGGAACGGCCGCTGGATCATCCTGGTGATGATCGCATTGGGAGCCGGCGGGGGCTTCGCCTACTTGTCTCAGCAGATCGCGATCTACTCCAGCGGTTCCCAGATACTCATCGAATCAGAAGGCGTCAAGATCATTGAGAATGTCGACGGCGTCCGATCCCAGTCGGCCAACTACTTGCCGACGCAATGCGCCTTATTGAAATCATCACAAATCCTTGGACCGGTCGCCGAGTTGCCAGAGATCCAACAGATGAAGACGTTCGCGGGGACGGACAACCCAATCGGACGACTCAAGGCCGGCCTGACCGCCGAAGCGGGGGTGAAGGACGACCTGATCTACGTCAGCTTTGAATCGACAGAACCACAGGAGGCGGCCAGCGTGGTGAATGCGGTCGTAGGCTCATTCAAGGCCTATCACACCAATCGTCAGCGGTCGAACAACGCCGAGGTTCTCAAGATCCTGACCCGGGAGAAACGCGAGCGGGACGTGGAGCTCCAGGAGAAATCTCGAAAGATGCTCGCCTTCCGGCAGGCGCACCCTGGATTGATGCTGGATTCCAGCGGCAAGTCGGAGGTGCTCTTGGGGCAACTGCAGAAACTGTCCGATGCGCTCACCGTCGTTCGAATGGAGTACCTCGACGCCAAAGCCGCCTACGACGCAGTGCAGGCGATGGCGAAAGACCCCATGCGCATGGCGCAATGGCAGCAGCAGCAGCAGCAGACGACCGCCGACAACACCCCCTTGCGAGCAGAGGCACAACGGCTCGAACTTGAGTTGTCGATCTTTCGGCAGACGCTTCTTGCTGACCATCCCCGTGTGAAGGCCGCAGAATCACAGCTCGAGGCGATTCGCCAACGCATCTCCGCACAGTCCAACGAATCGTTCTCGGCACAGCGCACAAATGCTGAGCAGCGCATGGCGTTCGTGCAGATGCGCGAGGCTGAACTTGTAAAGTCTTCAGACGCTCTGCGAAATCAGGTGATGTCGCAGAACACGGAGGGTGCCGAGTTCATGCTCATGGAAGCTGAGGCCAAGCGGATCGAGAAGCTTTGCGATCTGCTCGACACGCGCATGAAGGAAGTGAAGATCACGGAGAATGTTCAGCCGTTGACCGTCACCGTATTGGAACCCGCTCGCGCCTCGATGATCCCCGTCAAGCCCAAGCGTGGAACGATCATGTTCCAGGCCATCATCGCTGGCTTGATGCTCGGCTGCGGCATCGCCTACCTGCGTGCGATGCTTGATAAGCGAATAGGGGTTCTGGACGAAGTTCCCGCCAAACTGAGAATGAGCGTCCTAGGTGTCTTGCCGCAGATGTCGGCGAGGGAAACGATTGGTGTGCGCGGGCAGAAGGTGGAACTAGACCCCATGTCCGATGAGGCGGAATCCTATCGCTCCATCCGCACTGCGATCAGCTTTGGCGCGTCAGATGTGAAGGCCAAGACTATCCTTGTCACCTCTTCTGTGCCCGGCGAAGGCAAGACGACTTCCGCGAGCAACCTTGCTATCGCTATGGCTCAGGCGGGAAAGCAAGTGCTGCTGATCGACTGCGACTTTCGACAGCCAATGCAGCATCGAGTGTTTGGCATCGAGGATGGTCTGGGAATCATCAGCGTCATTGCTGGACAAGCCCCTATCTCCAAAGCAGTCAAAGCCACATCCACCCCAGGCCTATTCCTATTGCCTTGTGGGCCGATTCCTCCCAACCCTGCGGAGATCCTGAGCGGCCGTACTTTTGCGCAGATTATCGCCAAGGCGAAGCAGCGATTCGACTGCATCATCATCGACTCGCCCCCCGTACTACCAGTGACGGATGCGCAAATCCTGGCGGCGTCTTGCGACATCACTGTGATCGTTGTCCGGATGCACAAGACGAAGTGGCGCGACGCCATCAGAGCTTCAGAGAGCCTGACGTCGGTCGGGTCGCGTCTGCTTGGGGTGGTTGTCAACGCCGTTCCACGCCATATGGGCAAGAACGGCTACTACGCCTACGGCAGCTACTCGTACGGCAACAGAAAGGCCGCAAAGCTCGCAATGAGGGCATCCAAAGATAAAGCCGAGGTGCGCGCCAAGGTTCGCCCGGCGACGGATTGA